A genome region from Bacteroides stercoris ATCC 43183 includes the following:
- a CDS encoding DUF3575 domain-containing protein — translation MQIRLLLFLLCIFLMTPIDGYVKAGNGEDTLYYAGRTFSPNSSIGRNNHSLLLKTNAVAWGMTVMNVAVEYDISPAISVLIPFYYSPFNYFTSSRKLRIFCVQPEVRYWFGQVDGLFTGVHIGVASYNYALKNSTYRYQNSDTGVPLLNMGLTAGYRLSLGKGGCWCLEFSLGAGYAYLAYDRFFNIPGGAYVDTRHKNFFGIDHAGISVGYRIDWKGGRR, via the coding sequence ATGCAGATAAGATTGTTGCTGTTTCTGTTGTGCATATTTCTCATGACTCCGATTGATGGGTATGTAAAAGCCGGTAATGGGGAAGATACCTTGTACTACGCCGGGCGAACATTCAGTCCGAATTCGAGCATCGGGCGCAATAACCATTCGTTGTTGCTGAAGACCAATGCTGTGGCGTGGGGGATGACGGTTATGAACGTAGCGGTGGAGTATGATATTTCGCCTGCAATTTCTGTCCTTATTCCTTTTTACTATTCTCCTTTCAATTATTTTACTTCTTCCCGCAAACTGCGCATTTTCTGCGTGCAGCCCGAAGTGCGTTATTGGTTCGGGCAGGTGGATGGTCTTTTTACCGGTGTGCATATCGGGGTGGCTTCTTACAACTATGCTCTTAAGAACAGTACATATCGCTATCAGAATAGCGATACGGGTGTTCCATTGCTGAACATGGGGCTTACTGCCGGTTACCGGCTTTCACTCGGAAAAGGCGGGTGCTGGTGTCTGGAGTTTTCTTTGGGAGCGGGATATGCTTATCTGGCTTATGACCGCTTTTTCAATATTCCCGGTGGTGCTTATGTCGATACTCGTCATAAGAATTTTTTCGGCATCGACCATGCGGGTATTTCAGTGGGCTACCGTATTGATTGGAAAGGAGGCCGGCGATGA
- a CDS encoding sensor histidine kinase, with product MKKSTIWILGVVMGLSFISLLYLQISYIEEMVKMRNEQFDESVKRALMAASKDVESAEVDRWLREDISEAEKKAWEQSSQGKGVVQTQRFTVTSPDGTRYSAIELKTFTNEASELPRAMISRKHGTKTIPQTSRSLADAIKNRYLYQRALLDEVAWQMIYRASSRPIEERVNFKNLDQYLKSGLIDNGIELNYHFKVIDRDGREVYRCSDYSDEGSESSYSQPLFLNDPPARMSIVKIHFPGKRDYIFDSVSFMIPSMIFTFVLLITFIFTIYIVFRQKKLTEMKNDFINNMTHEFKTPISTISLAAQMLKDPAVGKSPAMFQHISGVINDETKRLRFQVEKVLQMSMFDRQKATLKMKELDTNELITGVINTFALKVERYNGKIESDLKATDPIIFADEMHITNVIFNLMDNAVKYKRPDVDLQLMVKTWNEPGKVMISVQDNGIGIKKENLKKIFDKFYRVHTGNLHDVKGFGLGLAYVRKIIQDHKGTIRAESELNVGTKFIIALPLLKN from the coding sequence ATGAAAAAGTCGACAATATGGATATTAGGCGTCGTTATGGGCCTTTCCTTCATCAGTTTGCTGTATCTGCAGATCAGCTATATTGAGGAAATGGTGAAGATGCGTAACGAGCAATTCGATGAATCGGTGAAGCGTGCTTTGATGGCTGCTTCAAAAGATGTGGAGTCTGCGGAGGTCGACCGTTGGTTGCGGGAGGATATCTCCGAGGCTGAGAAGAAAGCGTGGGAGCAAAGCTCACAAGGTAAGGGAGTGGTGCAGACGCAGCGTTTTACGGTTACATCACCGGACGGTACAAGGTATTCGGCTATCGAACTGAAGACATTTACCAACGAAGCATCAGAACTGCCCAGGGCAATGATTTCGCGTAAACACGGAACGAAAACGATACCCCAGACATCGCGTTCGCTGGCGGATGCCATAAAGAACCGTTATCTGTATCAACGCGCCTTGCTGGATGAGGTGGCCTGGCAGATGATTTACCGTGCCAGTAGCCGGCCGATAGAAGAACGGGTGAATTTTAAGAATCTGGACCAGTATCTGAAATCGGGGTTGATTGACAACGGTATCGAGTTGAACTATCACTTTAAGGTGATAGACCGGGACGGCAGGGAAGTGTATCGCTGTTCGGATTACAGCGATGAAGGCAGTGAGAGTTCCTACTCGCAGCCCTTGTTCCTGAACGACCCGCCTGCCCGTATGAGTATCGTCAAGATACATTTTCCCGGCAAGAGGGATTATATCTTCGATTCGGTCAGCTTTATGATTCCATCGATGATATTCACCTTTGTGCTGTTGATAACGTTCATCTTCACGATTTACATCGTGTTCCGCCAAAAGAAGCTGACGGAGATGAAGAATGACTTTATCAATAATATGACGCACGAATTCAAGACGCCGATTTCAACCATTTCGTTGGCGGCGCAGATGCTGAAAGACCCGGCGGTAGGCAAATCTCCGGCAATGTTCCAGCATATATCGGGTGTCATTAATGATGAGACGAAGCGGTTGAGGTTCCAGGTAGAGAAGGTTCTCCAGATGTCGATGTTCGACCGGCAGAAGGCGACGTTGAAAATGAAGGAATTGGATACCAATGAACTGATTACCGGCGTAATCAATACGTTTGCCTTGAAAGTGGAACGGTACAACGGGAAGATTGAGTCGGACTTGAAAGCAACCGATCCGATAATCTTTGCAGATGAAATGCACATCACGAATGTGATTTTCAATCTCATGGATAATGCGGTGAAGTATAAAAGACCGGATGTGGACTTGCAGTTGATGGTGAAGACCTGGAATGAACCGGGTAAAGTGATGATTTCGGTGCAAGACAACGGTATAGGTATTAAGAAAGAAAACTTGAAAAAGATATTTGATAAGTTCTATCGCGTGCATACAGGTAATCTGCACGATGTTAAGGGGTTCGGACTCGGACTGGCTTATGTAAGGAAGATTATTCAAGACCATAAGGGGACCATCCGTGCGGAAAGCGAACTGAATGTTGGAACTAAATTTATTATTGCATTACCTCTATTAAAAAATTGA
- the mtaB gene encoding tRNA (N(6)-L-threonylcarbamoyladenosine(37)-C(2))-methylthiotransferase MtaB, translated as MIDTSIFQDKTAVYYTLGCKLNFSETSTIGKVLREAGVRTVRKGEKADICVVNTCSVTEVADKKCRQAIHRLVKQHPGAFVVVTGCYAQLKPDAVAKIEGVDVVLGAEQKKDLLQYLGDLRKHESGEAHTSALKDIRSFAPSCSRGDRTRFFLKVQDGCDYYCSYCTIPFARGRSRNGSIASLVEQARQAAAEGGKEIVLTGVNIGDFGKSTGETFFDLVKALDDVECIERYRISSIEPNLLTDEIIEFVSRSKRFMPHFHIPLQSGSDEVLKLMRRRYDTALFASKVKRIKEVMPDAFIGVDVIVGTRGETEEYFEQAYRFIQSLDVTQLHVFSYSERPGTQALKIEHVVSSEEKHRRSRLLLDLSDEKTRAFYARHIGQTMPVLLERSKPGTPMHGFTPNYIRVEVPHDDALDNQVIPVRMGDFNEEGTALSGAFGDK; from the coding sequence ATGATAGATACCAGTATATTTCAAGATAAGACAGCGGTTTACTATACGTTGGGGTGTAAACTGAATTTCTCGGAAACTTCGACTATCGGTAAGGTTTTGCGGGAGGCAGGCGTGCGTACGGTGCGCAAGGGAGAGAAGGCGGATATATGTGTGGTAAACACCTGTTCGGTCACCGAAGTGGCGGATAAGAAGTGCCGCCAGGCAATTCATCGTTTGGTGAAGCAGCATCCGGGAGCTTTTGTGGTGGTAACGGGGTGCTATGCCCAGTTGAAGCCGGATGCCGTAGCAAAGATAGAAGGTGTGGATGTAGTGCTGGGTGCGGAGCAGAAGAAAGACCTGCTTCAGTATCTGGGCGATTTGCGGAAGCACGAAAGCGGAGAGGCACATACCTCTGCCTTGAAAGATATCCGTTCGTTCGCTCCGTCGTGTTCGCGTGGCGACCGTACCCGCTTCTTCCTGAAAGTGCAGGACGGTTGCGATTATTACTGTTCTTATTGCACCATTCCTTTTGCCCGCGGCCGCAGTCGTAACGGAAGCATCGCATCTTTGGTGGAACAGGCTCGTCAGGCAGCCGCCGAAGGCGGTAAGGAGATTGTATTGACAGGGGTAAATATCGGCGATTTCGGTAAGTCGACGGGAGAAACCTTCTTCGACCTGGTAAAGGCGTTGGACGATGTGGAATGCATTGAGCGCTATCGCATATCTTCTATTGAACCTAACTTGCTGACGGACGAAATCATTGAGTTCGTATCCCGTTCCAAGCGGTTTATGCCTCATTTCCATATTCCGTTGCAATCGGGTAGTGATGAAGTGCTGAAACTGATGCGCAGACGATATGATACGGCGTTGTTTGCTTCTAAAGTGAAGCGGATAAAGGAAGTGATGCCCGATGCCTTTATCGGTGTGGACGTGATTGTAGGAACACGTGGAGAAACGGAAGAATACTTTGAGCAGGCATACCGGTTTATTCAAAGTCTGGATGTGACGCAGCTTCATGTGTTCAGCTATTCCGAACGTCCGGGTACGCAGGCTTTGAAGATAGAGCATGTGGTGTCTTCCGAGGAAAAGCACAGACGCAGCCGGCTTCTGCTGGATTTGTCGGACGAAAAGACACGTGCGTTTTATGCCCGCCATATCGGGCAGACAATGCCTGTGCTGTTGGAACGTTCTAAACCGGGAACGCCGATGCACGGTTTCACTCCGAATTACATCCGGGTGGAAGTGCCGCATGATGATGCGTTGGATAATCAGGTAATTCCGGTGCGTATGGGCGATTTTAATGAAGAAGGCACGGCGCTTTCGGGAGCGTTTGGCGATAAGTGA
- a CDS encoding MarR family winged helix-turn-helix transcriptional regulator yields the protein MIEQFNFDIQLIFAILNGKVSAAINRKLSRNFRQNGLEITPEQWTVLIFLWEKDGVTQQELCNATFKDKPSMTRLIDNMERQHLVVRISDKKDRRTNLIHLTKDGKELEERARVIANQTLKEALQGITIEELSVSQEVLRKIFFNTKD from the coding sequence ATGATAGAGCAATTTAACTTTGACATCCAGCTGATATTCGCTATTCTGAATGGTAAGGTATCTGCCGCGATTAACCGTAAATTATCACGCAACTTCAGGCAGAATGGTTTGGAAATCACTCCGGAGCAGTGGACTGTCCTCATCTTTTTATGGGAAAAAGACGGAGTTACGCAGCAAGAGTTGTGCAATGCAACCTTTAAAGACAAACCCAGCATGACCCGCCTTATAGATAATATGGAGCGCCAGCATCTTGTAGTACGCATTTCCGATAAAAAAGACCGCCGCACCAATCTGATACACCTTACTAAAGACGGAAAGGAACTGGAAGAGCGCGCCCGCGTCATAGCCAACCAGACGTTAAAGGAAGCATTGCAAGGCATCACCATTGAGGAGCTGAGCGTGAGCCAGGAAGTGCTGAGAAAAATATTTTTCAATACGAAAGACTAA
- a CDS encoding lysophospholipid acyltransferase family protein: MKSRLIYWLTYAGMWLLALLPFKVLYILSDGLCFLMHHVVHYRRRVVRANLCNAFPEKSAAELRDIEREFYRYICDYMLEEVKMLRMSFKELCRRMEYDNKEEYLAMIEKHGGIVLLIPHYANFEWITGMSSIMQEGDIPVQIYKPLHNKYMDAMFKRIRTRFGGYNVAKHSTAREIIKLCRDNKRVAVGMITDQSPNPNEAHYWTTFLNQDTVFMDGAERIAKLMDFPVFYCELQKQGRGYCRVRFDLITETPKATADGEITECFARRLEQTIRREPPYWFWSHKRWKLKREDTIQHG; encoded by the coding sequence GTGAAATCAAGATTGATTTATTGGTTGACTTATGCGGGCATGTGGTTGTTGGCCTTATTGCCTTTTAAGGTACTTTATATACTGTCCGACGGGCTTTGTTTTTTGATGCATCACGTCGTGCACTATCGGCGCAGAGTAGTACGTGCTAATTTGTGCAATGCGTTTCCTGAAAAATCCGCGGCTGAACTGCGGGATATAGAGCGTGAGTTCTACCGTTATATCTGTGATTATATGTTGGAGGAGGTGAAGATGCTGCGTATGTCTTTCAAGGAGCTCTGCCGACGCATGGAATATGACAATAAGGAAGAGTATCTTGCCATGATTGAAAAACATGGGGGTATTGTGTTGCTGATACCGCACTATGCTAACTTTGAGTGGATTACGGGAATGAGCAGTATCATGCAAGAGGGAGATATACCGGTGCAAATCTATAAACCGTTGCATAATAAATATATGGATGCTATGTTTAAACGCATCCGTACCCGTTTTGGCGGTTACAATGTGGCCAAACATTCTACGGCGCGCGAGATTATAAAACTGTGCCGTGACAACAAGCGTGTGGCGGTAGGTATGATAACCGACCAGTCGCCCAATCCTAACGAGGCGCATTACTGGACAACTTTCCTGAATCAGGATACCGTCTTTATGGATGGTGCCGAACGTATTGCCAAACTTATGGACTTTCCTGTATTCTACTGTGAACTGCAAAAGCAGGGAAGGGGATATTGCCGGGTTCGTTTTGATCTGATAACCGAAACTCCGAAAGCGACTGCCGACGGTGAGATAACGGAATGTTTTGCCCGTCGCCTGGAACAGACAATCCGTCGCGAACCGCCCTATTGGTTCTGGTCGCATAAGCGTTGGAAACTAAAGCGTGAGGATACCATACAACATGGATAA
- the rpsF gene encoding 30S ribosomal protein S6, translating into MNQYETVFILTPVLSDVQMKEAVEKFKGILTAEGAEIVNEENWGLKKLAYPIQKKSTGFYQLIEFNAEPTVIEKLEINFRRDERVIRFLTFKQDKYAAEYAAKRRSVKSTKKED; encoded by the coding sequence ATGAATCAATACGAAACCGTTTTCATTTTGACTCCCGTTTTGTCTGATGTTCAGATGAAGGAAGCGGTAGAAAAATTCAAAGGCATCCTTACTGCTGAAGGTGCTGAGATTGTAAATGAAGAAAACTGGGGACTGAAAAAGCTGGCTTATCCTATCCAGAAGAAGTCAACCGGTTTCTATCAGCTGATTGAGTTCAATGCAGAACCTACTGTAATTGAGAAATTGGAAATCAACTTCCGTCGTGACGAGCGCGTAATCCGTTTCTTGACTTTCAAGCAAGACAAGTACGCTGCAGAGTACGCTGCGAAGAGAAGAAGTGTTAAATCAACTAAAAAGGAGGATTAA
- the folB gene encoding dihydroneopterin aldolase — MKSYIFLDRICFFAHHGVGEQETLAGNEFTVSLRLQVNIAPAMQTDDVADTVSYADVYEAVKAEMKVPSKLLEHVGGRIVKRLFGDFPQIENIELKLSKRNPPMGADIEAAGIEICISREATAIAT; from the coding sequence ATGAAAAGCTACATATTTTTAGACCGGATATGCTTTTTCGCCCACCACGGTGTAGGCGAACAGGAAACACTGGCAGGTAACGAATTCACCGTCAGCCTGCGACTGCAAGTAAACATCGCACCTGCCATGCAGACCGATGATGTGGCGGATACCGTGAGCTACGCAGATGTGTATGAAGCCGTAAAGGCAGAAATGAAGGTTCCTTCCAAGCTATTGGAACATGTCGGAGGACGTATTGTGAAACGGTTGTTCGGCGACTTTCCCCAAATAGAAAATATTGAATTAAAGTTATCAAAGCGCAATCCGCCAATGGGGGCAGACATCGAAGCGGCGGGAATAGAGATTTGCATCTCACGGGAAGCGACAGCAATAGCTACTTAA
- a CDS encoding glycosyltransferase family 2 protein, which produces MDKIAVVILNWNGCEMLRSFLPSVVRYSKTEGAKIYVADNGSTDASVDMLRQEFPDVHLIILKENLGFAEGYNLALQQVSAEYVVLLNSDVEVTGHWLAPLVSYMDAHPEVAACQPKIRSWRQKELFEYAGAAGGFIDRYGYPFCRGRIMSAVEKDNGQYDTVAPVFWATGAALFIRRKDYLDAGGLDGRFFAHMEEIDLCWRLRARGRMLVCVPQSTVYHVGGATLKKENPHKTFLNFRNNLVMLYKNLPQEELGPVMRVRAVLDYVAALSFLLKGQFPNMWAVLRARRAFHLLRPSFADARKENLKKTSLPMIPERVKSSILVGFYLCGKKFFSQL; this is translated from the coding sequence ATGGATAAGATTGCTGTTGTCATATTGAACTGGAATGGGTGTGAAATGCTTCGTTCGTTTCTTCCTTCCGTAGTGCGCTATTCCAAGACGGAAGGTGCGAAAATTTATGTGGCGGATAACGGTTCGACAGATGCTTCCGTTGATATGCTTCGCCAAGAGTTTCCTGACGTGCATCTTATTATATTAAAAGAGAACCTCGGTTTTGCCGAAGGGTACAACCTTGCCTTGCAGCAGGTGTCCGCAGAGTATGTGGTGCTGCTTAATTCCGATGTGGAAGTGACCGGACACTGGCTGGCGCCACTTGTAAGCTACATGGACGCTCATCCTGAAGTTGCGGCATGCCAGCCTAAAATCCGGAGTTGGCGGCAAAAGGAACTGTTCGAATATGCAGGAGCGGCCGGCGGATTTATAGACCGTTACGGTTATCCCTTTTGCCGGGGGCGGATAATGAGTGCAGTAGAGAAAGACAACGGACAGTATGATACTGTCGCTCCTGTGTTTTGGGCTACAGGCGCTGCCTTGTTTATCCGTCGGAAAGACTATTTGGATGCCGGCGGATTGGATGGACGTTTTTTCGCTCATATGGAAGAGATAGACTTGTGCTGGCGACTTCGTGCCCGCGGGCGGATGCTGGTTTGTGTACCCCAAAGTACCGTTTATCATGTAGGCGGTGCAACCTTGAAAAAGGAGAATCCTCATAAGACTTTTCTCAATTTCCGTAACAATCTTGTAATGCTCTATAAGAATCTGCCGCAAGAAGAATTGGGGCCTGTAATGCGTGTGCGCGCAGTGCTTGATTATGTTGCGGCTTTGAGTTTTCTGCTCAAAGGGCAGTTTCCCAATATGTGGGCAGTGCTTCGCGCACGTCGTGCATTCCATTTGCTCCGTCCCTCGTTTGCGGATGCCCGTAAAGAGAACTTGAAAAAAACATCACTCCCGATGATTCCCGAACGGGTAAAAAGTAGTATCTTGGTAGGGTTTTATCTGTGTGGGAAGAAATTTTTCTCTCAGTTGTAG
- the rpsR gene encoding 30S ribosomal protein S18 — MAQQVQSEIRYLTPPSVDVKKKKYCRFKKSGIKYIDYKDPEFLKKFLNEQGKILPRRITGTSLKFQRRVAQAVKRARHLALLPYVTDMMK, encoded by the coding sequence ATGGCACAACAAGTTCAATCAGAAATCAGATATTTAACTCCGCCCTCAGTAGACGTTAAGAAGAAAAAATACTGCCGTTTCAAAAAGAGTGGTATTAAGTACATCGACTACAAAGACCCTGAATTCTTGAAGAAATTCTTGAATGAGCAAGGTAAAATCCTTCCGCGTCGTATTACCGGTACTTCTTTGAAGTTCCAACGTCGTGTAGCTCAAGCTGTGAAGAGAGCACGTCACTTGGCGTTGCTGCCTTATGTAACTGACATGATGAAATAA
- a CDS encoding response regulator transcription factor has product MDEKLRILLCEDDENLGMLLREYLQAKGYAAELYPDGEAGYKAFLKNKYDLCVFDVMMPKKDGFTLAQEVRAANAEIPIIFLTAKTLKEDILEGFKIGADDYITKPFSMEELTFRIEAILRRVRGKKNKESSIYKIGKFTFDTQKQILSTPEKQTKLTTKESELLGLLCAHANEILQRDFALKTIWIDDNYFNARSMDVYITKLRKHLKEDESIEIINIHGKGYKLITPEAES; this is encoded by the coding sequence ATGGATGAGAAACTGCGTATTTTATTGTGCGAAGATGATGAGAATCTTGGCATGCTTTTAAGAGAATATTTACAGGCAAAAGGTTACGCTGCCGAGTTATATCCCGATGGAGAAGCAGGATACAAGGCTTTCCTGAAGAATAAATATGACCTGTGTGTGTTTGACGTGATGATGCCGAAGAAGGATGGCTTTACTTTGGCACAGGAGGTTCGCGCAGCAAATGCGGAAATTCCTATTATCTTCTTGACGGCCAAAACCTTGAAAGAAGATATTCTGGAAGGTTTCAAAATCGGTGCGGACGATTATATCACCAAACCGTTCAGTATGGAAGAGCTGACTTTCAGAATTGAAGCTATCTTGAGACGTGTCCGTGGCAAGAAGAACAAAGAAAGCAGCATTTACAAGATTGGTAAGTTTACGTTTGATACCCAGAAACAGATTTTGTCAACGCCTGAAAAGCAGACCAAACTGACTACAAAAGAATCCGAATTGCTGGGCTTGCTTTGTGCACACGCCAACGAAATCCTGCAACGTGACTTTGCATTGAAGACTATCTGGATTGACGATAACTACTTCAATGCGCGTAGTATGGACGTATATATCACCAAATTGCGTAAGCACCTGAAAGAAGATGAATCTATCGAGATTATCAATATTCACGGAAAGGGATATAAACTGATAACTCCGGAAGCCGAGTCCTGA
- a CDS encoding methylglyoxal synthase — translation MEKLVRKIGLVAHDAMKKDLIEWVLWNSELLMGHKFYCTGTTGTLILAALKEKHPDVEWDFTILKSGPLGGDQQMGSRIVDGEIDYLFFFTDPMTLQPHDTDVKALTRLASVENIVFCCNRSTADHIISSPLFLDPTYERTVPDYSNYAKRFENKQVVAEAVESAKKRKKKQ, via the coding sequence ATGGAAAAATTGGTTAGAAAGATTGGCCTGGTGGCGCATGATGCCATGAAGAAAGACCTCATAGAGTGGGTACTTTGGAATTCGGAATTGCTTATGGGGCATAAGTTCTATTGTACGGGTACTACGGGAACCCTTATTTTGGCAGCATTGAAAGAGAAGCATCCCGATGTCGAATGGGATTTTACCATTCTCAAATCCGGTCCTTTGGGCGGTGACCAGCAAATGGGCTCGCGCATTGTGGACGGGGAAATTGATTATCTTTTCTTCTTTACAGATCCCATGACTTTGCAGCCGCACGATACCGATGTTAAGGCTTTGACCCGTCTTGCCAGCGTGGAGAACATCGTGTTTTGCTGTAACCGCAGTACGGCAGACCATATCATTTCGAGTCCGCTCTTCCTTGATCCTACTTATGAACGTACTGTTCCCGATTATAGCAACTATGCCAAGAGGTTCGAGAACAAGCAAGTCGTTGCCGAGGCGGTTGAATCGGCTAAGAAAAGAAAGAAGAAGCAATAA
- a CDS encoding long-chain fatty acid--CoA ligase, producing the protein MIQENFIKLYEHSFRENWDLPCYTDYGENESYTYGEVAQEIAKLHLLFKYCSLRRGDKIAIIGKNNARWCIAYMAVITYGGIVVPILQDFNPNDVHHIVNHSESVFLFTSDAIWEHLEEERLTGLRGVFSLNDFRCLYQRDGETIQRFLKHLGDKMEETYPNGFTREDVTYTDLSNDKIMLLNYTSGTTGFSKGVMLTGNNLAGNVTFGIRTELLKKGDKVLSFLPLAHAYGCAFDFLTATAVGTHVTLLGKVPSPKILMKAFEEVKPNLIITVPLVIEKIYKNVIQPIINKKSMKWALSIPLLDGQIYGQIRKKLVDALGGRFKEVIIGGAAMNPEVEEFFHRIKFPFTIGYGMTECAPLISYAPWNEFVTTSSGRVLDIMEARIYKENPDDRLGEIQVRGENVMVGYYKNPEATKEVFTEDGWLRTGDLGTLDEHNNLYIRGRSKTMILSSSGQNIFPEEIEARLNNMPFVLESLVIERNRKLVALVYADYEALDSLGLNNPENLKTIMDENLKNLNNSVAAYEKVSQIQLYPTEFEKTPKRSIKRYLYNSIAED; encoded by the coding sequence ATGATACAAGAAAACTTTATCAAGCTATACGAGCATAGTTTCCGCGAGAATTGGGATCTTCCCTGTTACACCGATTATGGAGAAAACGAAAGTTATACCTATGGAGAAGTAGCGCAGGAAATTGCCAAATTACACCTTCTGTTCAAGTATTGCAGCCTGCGCCGCGGCGATAAGATAGCAATTATCGGCAAGAATAATGCCCGTTGGTGCATCGCTTATATGGCGGTTATCACCTATGGCGGCATCGTGGTTCCTATTCTGCAGGATTTCAACCCCAATGATGTACATCACATCGTCAATCATTCCGAATCGGTATTCCTCTTCACCAGTGATGCCATCTGGGAGCATCTGGAAGAAGAACGGCTTACCGGATTGCGCGGTGTATTCTCTCTCAACGATTTTCGCTGTTTGTACCAGCGTGACGGAGAGACTATCCAACGTTTCCTCAAACATCTGGGTGATAAAATGGAAGAAACTTATCCGAATGGTTTCACACGGGAAGATGTAACTTATACCGACCTCTCCAACGACAAAATAATGTTGTTGAACTATACTTCGGGTACAACAGGCTTCAGTAAAGGTGTCATGCTGACAGGAAACAATCTGGCAGGTAACGTAACTTTCGGCATACGTACCGAACTGCTGAAGAAAGGAGATAAAGTACTCTCTTTTCTACCACTGGCACACGCTTACGGTTGCGCTTTCGACTTCCTGACCGCTACGGCCGTGGGTACACATGTCACACTGTTAGGAAAAGTTCCTTCTCCCAAAATCCTGATGAAGGCGTTTGAAGAAGTAAAGCCAAACCTGATTATAACCGTCCCCCTTGTTATCGAAAAGATATACAAGAACGTCATCCAGCCTATTATCAACAAAAAGTCCATGAAATGGGCGCTCAGCATTCCTTTGCTGGACGGACAGATATATGGGCAAATCCGTAAGAAATTGGTAGATGCGTTAGGTGGCCGATTCAAAGAAGTGATTATCGGTGGCGCTGCCATGAATCCGGAAGTGGAAGAATTCTTCCATCGCATCAAATTTCCTTTCACCATCGGATACGGCATGACGGAATGCGCCCCGCTTATCAGCTACGCTCCCTGGAACGAATTCGTAACCACTTCTTCCGGACGGGTACTTGATATTATGGAAGCCCGCATCTATAAAGAAAATCCGGATGACAGACTTGGCGAAATACAGGTACGCGGTGAGAATGTAATGGTTGGATATTATAAAAATCCGGAAGCCACCAAAGAGGTTTTTACTGAAGACGGTTGGCTACGTACCGGCGATTTAGGTACTTTGGACGAGCATAACAACCTTTATATCCGTGGGCGCAGCAAAACTATGATTCTTAGCTCCAGCGGACAAAATATTTTCCCGGAAGAAATAGAAGCCCGCCTCAACAATATGCCGTTCGTTTTGGAAAGCCTTGTGATTGAGCGCAACAGGAAATTGGTAGCTTTGGTCTATGCCGACTATGAGGCACTGGATTCTTTAGGGTTGAACAATCCGGAAAACCTGAAGACCATCATGGATGAAAATCTCAAGAATCTGAACAACAGCGTTGCCGCTTACGAAAAAGTCAGCCAAATACAGCTTTATCCTACAGAATTTGAGAAAACCCCGAAAAGAAGTATCAAAAGGTATTTATACAACAGCATTGCAGAGGATTAA
- the rplI gene encoding 50S ribosomal protein L9, with the protein MEIILKEDIVNLGYKNDIVTVKSGYGRNYLIPTGKAVIASPSAKKMLAEELKQRAHKLEKIKKDAEELAAKLEGVSLKIATKVSATGTIFGSVGNIQIADELAKLGHNIDRKIIVVKDAVKEVGNYKAIVKLHKEVSVEIPFEVVAEEA; encoded by the coding sequence ATGGAAATTATATTGAAAGAAGACATCGTAAACTTGGGTTATAAGAACGACATCGTAACCGTTAAATCCGGTTATGGTCGTAACTACCTCATCCCGACAGGAAAAGCTGTCATCGCTTCTCCTTCTGCAAAGAAAATGCTGGCTGAAGAGCTGAAACAACGCGCTCACAAGCTGGAGAAAATCAAAAAGGATGCTGAAGAACTGGCTGCTAAGCTGGAAGGCGTATCCTTGAAGATTGCTACTAAGGTTAGTGCTACAGGTACTATCTTCGGTTCTGTAGGCAACATCCAGATTGCTGACGAGCTGGCTAAACTGGGTCACAACATCGACCGTAAGATTATCGTTGTTAAGGATGCAGTGAAAGAAGTTGGTAACTACAAGGCTATCGTTAAGCTGCACAAGGAAGTTTCTGTGGAAATTCCTTTTGAAGTAGTTGCTGAGGAAGCATAA